atcacagccctgcagtcacacaagcacagacaggcttcagttccctatcaggtcagcctagctgctgattgcaACAGAAGAAGCATCAACTGCAACATTTTACAGCAGAGCATGAGTATCGGCATTACTCGCTCCAGGTCTAATCTGAATGCTGCCATTCTCTAACAGCTCCTTTCCCCACTTTCTCAGTAGTTGATGTTGGGCTCGTGTCCCCGTAGGCTGAGGATAAATGCAAAAGATGCTGCAGTTAGTTAATGGGAAAAAGACTTTCCTACACAAAATGGCCTTCTCATATTGTAATTAAGTTCTACCATTCGTATATTCACATCCTTAAGATGAATACAGTGAAGCAAAACTGGATGTAGTAAGATATCTCAGTACTGACCCCCTACCAGTGGCtcaaaatgttgctccccaatcccttggatgttgcccccagtggccccaaagcaggtgcttatgtttgaattcctgacttggagggaagttttggttgtataaaaacaggtttacagccaaacagagcctcgtgtaggctgccagtacccATAGGGGCTACTGATCACCAATCGTACCCCCATGCAGGGCCACCaccagaaatcatggggcccctcacaacaaaattttcggGGCCCCCACTCCTCCCACACcccgcccccaatggcccctcccccagtgacccctcccatcagtataaAGGGCACACAGACATTTGTAGCCTGGGcccctctaaaacattggtagccattgctggtcctcccccagtgtcctcatactatggcccgctccccgctgcttcccgATTTCCCCCCTGCGCCCCCAAGCTCCCCCGCTGCATTCtaacttttataaggttgcgccctgtgcttactgacgtcacatgtacgcacggggcacgATCAATAGCAttacctgctgaccaccaatgacaggggcccggaattgattaaaggggtaCATTGGTAAAACCGCTTGAGCCCGGGACGACTGCCCCCCCCTGTgtccccctgatggtggccctgcccccatgaactttttattgtgcttgtgttgcaccccaactctttttacatttgaatgaggcttacaggtaaaaaaaaaagcattggggACCTCTTTTCTAGATGGTACAATGATGGCTGTTCCCGCTGTAAAGTTGAGCAGAGTAAAATGGATTCCAAAGAGCATCTTGAATCACATGAGATAAAAGTAGTCTCTAGAGCCACTTTACTGAGCTCTCACTGCAGGATCTCTGGCACCGTCCTGGGCACCCAAAGGGCAAGTGACACCAAGGGAGCGTTGCAGAGAGCCAATTTAGTCTCCCGTTAACACTTTTGTTTTAGACATTTCAATTTGAATTTCAGTTCTGATACAGAAGCTGAATTTTGGTCAAGAAAACCTGACagctaaaaaaacaaactgcttgGACATGTCCCATGTGGGGCCACTGCCATGGGAATAAAATTCATATCACAGTTTGTATTTTCCTTAACTGGAATGTGGCAGTGGGCACAATATACTATCCCATGGTTATGGCTCAGGACTATTAAAGGCCACGTGTCCTGGGAGAGGAGACTTTTTTATGGCGTGCAGTGACTTCCTGTCCTTCCACAGGCTATGGAGAGTTAACCAGTTATGTGTCCATGGCTTCTCCACAGTCCAAAGCCACTGATCATGGAGGAGAAGAAAGAAACAGATTGCTCTGCTCTAAGTTGAATCTTTTGGCTACATTGCCTTGGACTGGCGTTTGCCAATCAATAGGGAGCCAAGTCCCCTCTTCCTAGATGCACTGGTTTATAAAATGTAGCTGCGTTTAGCAGAGCTATCCCGATTGCCTTAATACGAGATCGGGAACCTATACAACCTCCTAATCGGGTCTCCTTTTTGTGGAATTTTATGGCATGATACAATGGAAACCCATATCGTCTGGTTAGTGTTACTAGGTGCCATACGTTTGGAATAACAAAAGGAAATATTTAGTAGTTTGTTGTACTATTGGTGGGATTGTGTTCGTCCCCTCGTGTGTATGTCCTATATGTATGTGCGTTTATGTATCATATGTTTGTATCTTTACCAGATGATTTGTATGAAGATAACAGCAAAGTTAAAGCTGATCTGGAAGCAACAACATATTGtaataatgagccaagcaagaCTGGGGCTGAAGGGGAAGACGTTTGTGCCAACAGCAATATCCCAATCCCTGAAATGTCTCCAgtggaacagcccccaccagccaatgggattaaagaggaggcagCTTCACGTGAAAGggcaaaccaatcagattgcagcattaatccccttacagaacagatacaggaaaCAGATACACCTTTAGTTATCATGAAGCACAAGCTAGATAAGAACTTGCCAGCTGATTATATATCAAATGCtgttaaagaggaggcggcttcacgTAAAGGTGAaatccaatcagattgcagcattaagcCACTTAGAGGACGGATACGAGAAAAAGATAAGCCTGCTATCCGGGGATGCATTTTGAATAACAGCTTGGCAGTTAATTATGCATCAAATGACATTAAGGAAGAGTTAACTTCTTCATGGGAAGggagaaaccaatcagattgcagcattaatccccttacagaacagatacagggaacagacacgcctactcctatcatggggtgcagcctgaataacagctctgCAGATAATTATATATCAGATGATAtaaaagaggaggcggcttcatgtgaATGGgggaaccaatcagattgcagcattaatccccttacagatcagatacagggaacagatacacctactcctatcatggggtgcagcctgaataacgtTGCTAAAACTATCAGTGAGTCCGCACTCACATCATATCACAGGAATCCGGCTCTGACTGTCATATATTACTGTACTGAGTGCCACAAAGGCTTCAATA
The genomic region above belongs to Xenopus tropicalis strain Nigerian chromosome 9, UCB_Xtro_10.0, whole genome shotgun sequence and contains:
- the LOC100488224 gene encoding oocyte zinc finger protein XlCOF7.1; amino-acid sequence: MSPVEQPPPANGIKEEAASRERANQSDCSINPLTEQIQETDTPLVIMKHKLDKNLPADYISNAVKEEAASRKGEIQSDCSIKPLRGRIREKDKPAIRGCILNNSLAVNYASNDIKEELTSSWEGRNQSDCSINPLTEQIQGTDTPTPIMGCSLNNSSADNYISDDIKEEAASCEWGNQSDCSINPLTDQIQGTDTPTPIMGCSLNNVAKTISESALTSYHRNPALTVIYYCTECHKGFNRKSTLVRHQKIHAREKPFACSEYGECDTRPSHLNGENLYICSECGKCFSNLSHLNIHQKNHTGENPYYCAECGKYFRDRSNLIAHQRTHTGEKPFACPDCGKRFTVCSNLYVHQRIHTGEKPYRCSECGKCFTRQSNLILHQRIHTGEKPFACSQCGKRFARRSVLNVHLKVHQ